A single genomic interval of Cucumis sativus cultivar 9930 chromosome 7, Cucumber_9930_V3, whole genome shotgun sequence harbors:
- the LOC101203542 gene encoding xyloglucan 6-xylosyltransferase 1 — protein MPVIGNCFGTPRLRRIHRTLRNFKLTVLCLFLTVVVLRGTIGPVQFGTPDLRNRLLVEHQTKSFSGRTEKPYRLAPQVSDWDERRRKWLKDNRGFPNFIRPGKPRVLLVTGSSPEKCENPIGDHYLLKSIKNKIDYCRLHGIEIFYNLAILDEEMTGFWGKLPLIRKLLLSHPEVEFIWWMDSDAMFTDMSFEIPWDKYKDFNFIMHGWKEMVYDQRSWIGLNTGSFLMRNCQWSLDILDAWAPMGPKGKTRDEAGKILTNELKDRPTFEADDQSAMVYLLATQREKWGSKIYLENSYNLHGYWGILVDKFEETVRENWPLVTHFVGCKPCGKAGDYPVEKCLKAMERAFNFGDNQILEMYGFAHKSLMSRRIVKIRDVIENEDGLIQPVLSPAVEVVEPPSSKATVSLNR, from the coding sequence ATGCCGGTCATCGGAAACTGCTTTGGAACTCCCAGGTTGAGAAGAATCCACAGAACTCTCCGCAATTTCAAGCTCACTGTCCTCTGTCTCTTTCTCACCGTTGTCGTTCTCCGCGGCACCATCGGCCCCGTCCAGTTCGGAACTCCCGACCTGCGCAACCGTCTCCTCGTCGAGCATCAGACCAAGTCGTTCAGCGGTAGAACGGAAAAACCCTACCGACTTGCCCCCCAGGTTTCCGATTGGGATGAACGAAGGAGGAAATGGCTTAAAGACAATCGCGGTTTCCCTAATTTCATCCGCCCAGGTAAGCCTAGGGTTTTGTTGGTTACTGGGTCTTCGCCTGAGAAATGTGAGAATCCCATTGGAGATCATTACCTGTTGAAATCGATTAAGAATAAAATCGATTACTGTAGGTTACACGGAATCGAGATTTTCTACAACTTAGCGATTCTGGATGAGGAAATGACGGGATTCTGGGGGAAGCTTCCATTGATACGGAAGCTTCTTCTCTCGCATCCGGAAGTAGAATTCATATGGTGGATGGATAGTGACGCCATGTTCACCGACATGTCGTTTGAAATCCCATGGGATAAGTATAAAGACTTCAATTTCATAATGCATGGTTGGAAAGAGATGGTGTATGATCAAAGAAGCTGGATAGGATTAAATACAGGGAGTTTCTTGATGAGAAACTGCCAATGGTCGCTCGACATTCTCGACGCGTGGGCTCCGATGGGGCCGAAAGGGAAAACCCGAGATGAAGCGGGGAAAATCCTAACGAACGAGCTGAAAGACAGGCCAACCTTTGAAGCAGATGATCAATCTGCCATGGTTTATCTTCTGGCAACACAAAGGGAGAAATGGGGAAGCAAAATCTATTTAGAGAATTCCTATAATCTTCATGGGTATTGGGGGATTTTGGTTGACAAATTCGAGGAGACGGTAAGGGAAAATTGGCCATTGGTGACTCATTTTGTGGGGTGTAAACCATGTGGGAAAGCTGGGGATTACCCTGTTGAGAAATGCTTGAAAGCAATGGAGAGAGCGTTTAATTTTGGGGATAATCAGATTCTTGAAATGTATGGATTTGCTCATAAATCATTGATGAGCAGAAGAATTGTAAAGATTAGAGATGTGATTGAGAATGAGGATGGATTGATTCAACCAGTTCTTTCACCTGCTGTGGAAGTTGTTGAACCACCTTCTTCTAAAGCTACTGTGTCATTGAATAGATAG